The following nucleotide sequence is from Deinococcus aerius.
GCGAACCCCGAGTCGTTGCGGCTGGCCCAGGAACGCGGGGCGCCGGAGGACCGCTGCTTCGCCTCGCTCGAAGAAGCCCTGAGTACCACCCAGGCGGATGCCGTTCTGATCACCACTGGAGCAAATGCACACGTCCCGGTGGCCCTTGCTGCCCTCGCGGCGGGCCTGCCCGTCCTCGTCGAGAAGCCCTTCGCACCCACTGCCCTGGAGGCGCGGCAGGTCGTGCGGGCGGCCCAGGCGCGCAACCTTCCCCTGATGGTGAGCCAGAACTACCGCTTCCACCCGGCCCCGCGCCTGGCCGCTCAACTGGTGCGCGAGGGGCGGCTCGGCGAGGTCGGGTACGTCGAGGTGGACTTCCGGCGAAATAGCCCGCGCCAGGTGGCGGAACCGACCGCCCACAACCTCCTGCCCCACCCGCTGCTCCTCGACATGGCGATTCACCAGTTCGACCTGATGCGCTTCGTGCTGGGCCGGGAGCCCGTCTCCATCGACTGCCACGCCTTCAACCCCCCGTGGAGCCCCTTCCGCGACCCGGCGAGCGCGGTGGCGACGGTCGAATTCGAGGGCGGTCTCATTGTCAGTTACCGGGGAAGCTGGGTGAGTTCCGGCCCGGTTACCCCCTGGGCGGGTGAGTGGCGGATGGACCTGAGCGGGGGAGAGGTGCGCTGGACCAGCCGCAACGACCCGCCGCCCGACCGGGTGCAGGTGCGTCCGTTGAGCAAGAGGGCGCGTTCCCTGCCCCTTCCAGCCGTGCCACACCTCGACCGGGCCGGAGCCCTCGCCGCCTTCGTGGACGCCGTCCGGGCGGGAACCGAGCCGGAAAGCTCCGGGCGGGAGAACCTTCCCAGCCTCGCCCTGGCCCTGGCGGCGGTGCGCTCGGCGGGGGAGGGGCGGGCCGTGCCCCTCGCCGAATTCCTCGGGCCGGACGACCTGCGCTGAGGAGCAAATCCATAACACCCACTGTTCAGGAGGGGTTGGGAGCGTCACTTATACTCGCGCTTCTGGCACCCTCTGGCGCGGCAGGCGGGGGCAACCTCCCGCCGGGGAGACACTGATGGCCGACTCGACCCGTCCCGACCCGAACTCGCCGGAACCGTCGCCGCTCACCGCCCTCCCCGGCAGCGTCCGCACCCTCCCCCAGGGGGCGCAGGCCACGGGGGTGCCCAGCCC
It contains:
- a CDS encoding Gfo/Idh/MocA family protein, which produces MTNGGGTGAMAPLRLVQVGLGGWGRDWIKIARAEPRVETVAFVDANPESLRLAQERGAPEDRCFASLEEALSTTQADAVLITTGANAHVPVALAALAAGLPVLVEKPFAPTALEARQVVRAAQARNLPLMVSQNYRFHPAPRLAAQLVREGRLGEVGYVEVDFRRNSPRQVAEPTAHNLLPHPLLLDMAIHQFDLMRFVLGREPVSIDCHAFNPPWSPFRDPASAVATVEFEGGLIVSYRGSWVSSGPVTPWAGEWRMDLSGGEVRWTSRNDPPPDRVQVRPLSKRARSLPLPAVPHLDRAGALAAFVDAVRAGTEPESSGRENLPSLALALAAVRSAGEGRAVPLAEFLGPDDLR